The following coding sequences lie in one Ctenopharyngodon idella isolate HZGC_01 chromosome 11, HZGC01, whole genome shotgun sequence genomic window:
- the LOC127522908 gene encoding uncharacterized protein LOC127522908 isoform X10 codes for MSWTKCILLFTMTVMTLISSLRAGPEAFSETGAVSGVVSENTIRFGKLLIGAQGTVSGKEIRASALKSAEQFDEYQSKEGRFHLAKTKLHRLGPSVRCGNDSMTLHIPGAIRTPHFLVDRGDQSTVPLSEMPASCGFSLKRARRDVSLVAPYQGCHVKQQGGSYILPLLIMGAPVQMSCPVSPRLPTVSCFPSSMTISLGVRVDDVQVKVDGSWQPLLLTYSKCSFTLATVDGSLVVTAPFTGSCWEVKDTEMQLPLMYGDREVTLSCPVTPPTPAPTTIAPTAAPVQDPLDSQQQMFYPFPFGRPWWYPHSPGHPVPPTVPPTTTTTTTTPPPVQDPYQHVFPHTYPMSMFDPYFHSSGSVAHWPRYPMFPPYMYHFRSPVEATTPATTTPSTTTAAQFEQFAGYPPMYQMYYGPQPFKSFVPPGVKYPFMP; via the exons ATGTCTTGGACAAAGTGCATCTTGCTTTTCACAATGACTGTGATGACACTGATTTCATCTTTAAGGGCTGGTCCTGAGGCTTTTTCTGAAACTGGTGCTGTTTCTGGAGTAGTTTCTGAAAACACAATCCGTTTCGGCAAACTTTTAATTGGCGCTCAAGGTACAGTATCTGGCAAAGAAATAAGAGCATCTGCACTGAAATCAGCAGAACAGTTTGATGAATATCAGTCAAAAGAAG ggcgGTTCCACCTTGCTAAAACGAAGCTGCATCGTCTGGGTCCTTCAGTGCGCTGTggaaatgattcaatgaccttGCACATTCCAGGGGCAATAAGAACACCACACTTTCTGGTTGATCGAG GAGATCAGTCAACAGTGCCTCTGTCTGAAATGCCAGCCAGCTGTGGTTTCTCACTGAAGCGGGCACGCAGAGATGTTTCTCTTGTTGCTCCATACCAGGGCTGCCATGTCAAACAACAG GGTGGAAGTTATATTCTGCCACTGCTTATAATGGGGGCTCCGGTACAAATGTCTTGCCCTGTGAGTCCTCGCCTCCCTACAGTGTCCTGCTTTCCCTCTTCCATGACTATCTCACTTGGTGTCAGAGTAGATGATGTTCAAGTTAAAG TTGATGGATCATGGCAGCCTTTGCTTCTAACATATTCTAAATGCTCGTTCACATTGGCGACTGTTGATGGTTCACTGGTTGTCACTGCACCGTTCACAGGAAGCTGTTGGGAAGTGAAG GATACTGAAATGCAGCTCCCTTTGATGTACGGTGACCGGGAAGTGACTCTTTCTTGTCCTGTGACCCCTCCAACGCCGGCCCCAACAACCATTGCTCCTACTGCTGCTCCTGTCCAGGACCCATTGGACAGTCAACAACAAATGTTTTACCCTTTCCCATTTGGAAGACCCTGGTGGTATCCTCATTCTCCTGGTCACCCTGTACCTCCCACTGTGCCGCCGACTACGACTACGACGACAACTACTCCCCCTCCTGTTCAAGACCCCTACCAACATGTGTTCCCTCACACGTATCCCATGTCAATGTTTGATCCTTACTTTCATTCTAGTGGTTCTGTAGCACATTGGCCCAGGTACCCTATGTTTCCTCCCTATATGTACCATTTCAGGAGCCCAGTTGAAGCAACCACTCCTGCAACAACTACACCTTCCACAACCACTGCTGCCCAGTTTGAGCAGTTCGCAG